Proteins from a single region of Sphaerochaeta globosa str. Buddy:
- a CDS encoding patatin-like phospholipase family protein, with protein sequence MKRFKTFLAMLLLFCMVVSNLAGMDADDILSANLPIAYGDAQFRQRILERTNGERSPIGLVLSGGSARAFAHIGVLKYLEEQGIVVDFIISNSMGSIVGLMYAAGLSPDQILDCVTGVSLQSLFDTTLPLQGGMLDSSRFLAKVASILGEDLRVETLVLPIIVIAEDLVTKRQIHISEGDFYTVLRASYALPVYFPPVEYQGHLLLDGGVTNIVPVNLAYEFADSVIVSTTFYDVDTLNLKNPLTILNVSLDIGKRRRGVDELKQALDDVIWIRNNVESVSFMEFSKAEYLTQKGYESAKLQEQSLSGLYKSGISEELSQLRVQLQKNLLVSSSQYDLFKHVPVNVPSHLLGAGLDSDYTFFDTSALRDDTTLGLKYQWKTGNLALSANVGYAFNFVTNDQFSAVPAIRTQVDYHMLKHLKATGYASVLFDFADAAPIFSFGAVLEGRVFTFQNKLRLSLMQSIEQMSNTKNSTFTDAWDGHTYLYTVRLQGLLAAQEKQGWSLSDTSLAFNYQILGDYTINRSFLSTRLETELVQNAWDMFGSMVSYARFAADGNGDVPFFISDGFRTTNTLIKAQGHDLSLSVNPANHLVGLNLTIGYRPVSFRPTMAELFLFQNSSVAVYADLLWYQNSFKPALSLGLEMHTDISLLGIRTLPLTVYGGWDQSVNTIVWGFFFTMSF encoded by the coding sequence GTGAAGAGGTTTAAGACATTCCTGGCCATGCTGCTGTTGTTTTGTATGGTTGTTTCCAATTTGGCAGGCATGGATGCAGATGATATTCTCAGTGCCAACCTTCCTATCGCCTATGGTGATGCCCAGTTCAGACAACGTATATTGGAACGGACCAACGGGGAGCGTTCTCCTATTGGTTTGGTGCTCAGCGGTGGATCGGCCCGTGCTTTTGCCCATATCGGAGTGCTTAAGTACCTCGAGGAACAGGGCATTGTTGTAGATTTCATCATCAGCAATTCAATGGGAAGTATTGTCGGCCTTATGTACGCTGCCGGCCTCTCTCCTGATCAGATTCTAGACTGCGTTACAGGAGTCTCCCTGCAGAGCCTTTTCGATACCACCCTTCCTCTTCAAGGCGGAATGCTCGATTCCTCACGTTTCCTGGCAAAAGTCGCATCAATTCTTGGCGAGGACCTACGAGTTGAAACGCTTGTACTACCCATCATCGTCATCGCTGAAGATTTGGTAACCAAACGCCAGATCCATATCAGCGAGGGTGACTTCTACACAGTACTCAGAGCCAGTTATGCCCTCCCGGTTTACTTTCCCCCGGTCGAGTACCAAGGACATCTGCTCCTTGACGGCGGTGTGACCAATATTGTTCCCGTTAATCTTGCGTATGAATTTGCCGACTCGGTCATTGTTTCTACTACGTTTTATGATGTGGATACCCTGAACCTGAAGAATCCCCTGACTATTCTGAATGTCTCACTGGATATCGGAAAGCGAAGAAGGGGAGTGGATGAACTTAAGCAGGCTCTGGACGATGTCATTTGGATTCGCAACAATGTTGAGTCTGTCTCCTTCATGGAGTTCTCCAAGGCCGAATACCTCACCCAAAAAGGGTATGAGTCTGCAAAACTGCAGGAACAAAGCCTTTCTGGTTTGTATAAGAGTGGTATCAGCGAGGAACTTTCCCAGTTGCGGGTGCAACTGCAGAAAAACCTGTTGGTAAGCAGCAGCCAATACGATTTATTCAAGCATGTACCGGTCAATGTCCCTTCGCACCTGCTTGGAGCAGGCCTGGACAGCGACTACACCTTCTTTGATACCTCGGCTCTCAGGGATGATACAACCTTAGGGTTGAAATATCAGTGGAAAACAGGCAATCTCGCCCTGTCGGCCAATGTGGGATATGCTTTCAATTTTGTGACGAATGACCAGTTCTCCGCCGTTCCTGCGATCAGGACGCAAGTTGACTATCATATGCTGAAACATCTGAAAGCGACCGGATATGCATCGGTTCTCTTTGATTTCGCCGATGCCGCTCCGATTTTCTCGTTTGGTGCAGTATTGGAAGGTAGGGTTTTTACCTTCCAAAATAAACTCCGGCTGAGTCTAATGCAGTCCATAGAACAGATGAGCAATACCAAGAACAGCACCTTTACGGATGCTTGGGACGGGCATACCTATCTCTATACTGTTCGGTTGCAAGGATTGCTTGCAGCACAGGAGAAGCAGGGATGGAGTTTGAGCGATACTTCGCTGGCTTTCAACTATCAAATCCTTGGTGATTATACAATCAACAGGTCGTTCCTCTCGACTCGGCTTGAGACCGAGCTCGTACAGAATGCATGGGACATGTTTGGTTCAATGGTAAGTTACGCGCGCTTTGCCGCTGATGGCAATGGTGATGTCCCATTCTTTATTTCTGATGGTTTTCGCACGACCAATACCCTGATTAAAGCACAGGGGCACGATTTGAGTCTCTCGGTGAATCCTGCAAATCATTTGGTCGGTTTGAATCTGACGATCGGGTACCGACCCGTTTCGTTCAGGCCAACCATGGCTGAGCTTTTCCTCTTCCAAAATTCTTCAGTAGCAGTGTATGCCGATTTGTTGTGGTATCAGAATAGCTTCAAGCCGGCGCTCTCCTTGGGATTGGAAATGCATACCGACATCTCCCTCTTAGGTATTCGCACCCTCCCGTTGACCGTCTATGGGGGATGGGATCAGAGTGTGAATACCATTGTCTGGGGATTCTTCTTCACTATGAGTTTCTAG
- a CDS encoding tetratricopeptide repeat protein: MKRTKNYGLWLSLLVTIIIFTLKIPTYSKMLLLAIFMLGLLYLRRSIYYYVKANRTITSENPQDWEKAWPLYRKAIKAGLQKSYVVTSASMFLQRGDAAEGKAILQQYLSASKGKEPNLDNIAKTMISMAYWMEGDLGKALEAVEQVYESGYRDKNLFINYTTYALESGNLAKAKALIDESGEMENTSPGIRDNRGWLYLLQGKWEQADALFAELVKKSPRFPEPYVHYAQVLIHYGEAKEAIDMLKTALQSRFSNTSGMKQEHIQSLLSLLEAGETRLKTAKEIDADPVNVASGRMPKPITGAFAVHEGDTLEGFAVRPIKATTPKVVEEQDEERLPNTDLTEEDLEYIRKHNLEEN, translated from the coding sequence ATGAAACGCACTAAGAATTATGGACTATGGTTGTCTCTTTTGGTTACCATCATTATTTTCACCCTCAAGATTCCCACCTACAGCAAAATGCTTTTGCTCGCAATCTTCATGCTTGGTTTGCTCTACCTCAGACGTAGTATCTATTATTATGTAAAGGCCAACAGGACGATTACCAGCGAGAATCCCCAAGATTGGGAGAAAGCTTGGCCTCTCTATCGCAAAGCCATAAAAGCAGGATTGCAGAAATCGTATGTCGTCACTTCTGCAAGTATGTTCCTACAGCGCGGAGATGCCGCTGAAGGGAAAGCAATACTACAACAGTACCTTAGCGCCTCAAAAGGCAAAGAACCCAATCTGGACAACATTGCCAAGACTATGATCAGCATGGCGTACTGGATGGAGGGAGACCTGGGAAAAGCTTTGGAGGCAGTAGAGCAAGTCTATGAAAGCGGATACCGGGACAAGAATCTCTTCATCAACTACACCACTTATGCCTTGGAAAGCGGCAATCTCGCCAAGGCCAAGGCATTGATCGACGAATCCGGAGAAATGGAGAATACCAGCCCCGGCATCAGGGACAATCGCGGATGGCTTTATCTGCTGCAAGGCAAATGGGAACAAGCCGATGCCCTCTTCGCCGAACTTGTAAAGAAAAGCCCCAGGTTTCCAGAACCGTATGTGCACTATGCACAGGTCCTCATCCACTACGGGGAGGCAAAAGAAGCGATTGACATGCTCAAGACTGCCCTTCAATCCCGTTTTTCCAATACTTCAGGAATGAAACAAGAGCACATTCAGAGCTTGCTTTCACTGTTGGAAGCAGGCGAAACCAGGCTCAAGACAGCCAAGGAAATCGATGCCGACCCAGTGAATGTGGCCTCCGGCAGAATGCCAAAGCCTATAACGGGTGCTTTTGCCGTACACGAGGGAGATACCTTGGAAGGTTTTGCTGTTCGCCCGATTAAGGCTACAACACCCAAGGTTGTTGAAGAGCAAGACGAAGAGCGGCTGCCCAACACCGATTTGACTGAAGAGGATTTGGAATATATCAGAAAGCACAATCTCGAGGAAAACTAG
- a CDS encoding epoxyqueuosine reductase QueH yields MEARDILVHACCGPCSTASIERLLEDGWNPVLYFSNSNIFPQEEAERRYEALLQVAHSYQLQVIHERYDHESWLQSIQGHEMEKEGGLRCEKCFAYNLSQAAAKAQALGFSHFTTTLTVSRFKNSKLIFAVGQQLEGFECIDFKKKGGFEKSVQLSKELGIYRQQYCGCEFSMH; encoded by the coding sequence ATGGAAGCACGTGATATTCTCGTACATGCTTGTTGCGGCCCCTGCAGCACCGCCAGCATCGAGCGATTGCTCGAAGATGGTTGGAATCCAGTATTGTACTTTTCAAATAGTAATATTTTCCCCCAAGAGGAAGCCGAGCGCCGGTATGAGGCCTTGTTGCAGGTTGCCCACAGCTATCAGCTCCAGGTAATTCATGAACGGTATGATCATGAGAGTTGGCTGCAATCCATCCAGGGTCATGAAATGGAAAAAGAAGGCGGCTTGCGGTGCGAGAAGTGCTTTGCCTACAACCTTTCACAAGCTGCCGCTAAGGCACAGGCTCTCGGGTTCTCCCACTTCACCACAACGTTGACTGTCAGTCGGTTCAAGAACAGCAAGCTCATTTTTGCTGTCGGCCAGCAGCTTGAGGGCTTTGAGTGTATCGATTTCAAGAAAAAAGGCGGCTTTGAGAAGAGCGTACAGTTGAGCAAAGAGCTGGGAATCTACCGCCAGCAGTATTGTGGATGCGAATTCAGCATGCACTAG
- the cls gene encoding cardiolipin synthase, whose protein sequence is MLRKLLKFFTGRLFISFVLISLQIGILVNIFSFAQNSALWIQFLSALSILMTLVVISRDLNPAYKIGWMLIFMSIPVYGGIFYLFFGNRRLNARLRSRLEQLNIFYQKGVEGGAYSELLPMKALASYSPTLARQAQYIANITGFPVWGNTEVEYFSSGEAWVLDVLSEMKKAKSFIFMEFFIISEGEIWDSFLAVLLEKQKMGVRICLMYDDVGSILDIPSHLDRRLRSLGLEVVAFNPLRAHLNSKLNSRDHRKVLVIDGNIGYTGGMNIADEYANRKLKFGHWKDTAVKLRGDAVWSLSQMFLQLWAFSTGKFEDFAKHRPTITTKMDGFVQPFADNPLDNENVAENAYIQIINMAKRYVWITTPYLVLDNEMLTALKIASQSGVDVRIITPHMPDKWYVFAVTRENYRLLLEAGVKIYEYTPGFLHAKMFVSDDRVAIIGTINMDYRSFYLHFENGVAFYGSSVIRKVYEDIQHTLQISERIAQDFHKKRPWYKRLLGLILKIAAPLM, encoded by the coding sequence ATGCTGCGAAAACTGTTGAAGTTCTTCACAGGAAGATTGTTCATCTCCTTTGTGCTTATTTCTCTGCAAATCGGAATTTTGGTCAATATTTTCTCGTTTGCCCAAAATAGTGCGCTTTGGATACAGTTTCTTTCAGCTCTTTCCATTCTCATGACGTTGGTGGTAATCTCCCGCGACCTCAACCCTGCCTATAAAATCGGCTGGATGCTCATTTTTATGTCCATTCCAGTCTACGGTGGCATATTCTACCTGTTTTTTGGTAATCGTCGGCTTAATGCGCGACTTCGATCACGTCTTGAACAACTCAATATTTTCTATCAGAAGGGAGTGGAAGGAGGAGCCTACAGCGAACTTCTCCCGATGAAAGCGTTGGCTTCTTATTCTCCAACCCTTGCACGACAAGCCCAATACATTGCGAATATTACCGGGTTTCCTGTCTGGGGAAATACCGAGGTAGAGTATTTCAGTTCGGGTGAGGCTTGGGTTCTCGATGTCCTTTCTGAAATGAAGAAAGCAAAATCCTTTATTTTCATGGAATTCTTCATTATCAGCGAAGGCGAGATTTGGGATTCATTCCTCGCAGTGTTGCTCGAAAAGCAGAAAATGGGTGTGAGAATCTGTCTTATGTATGACGATGTCGGCTCAATTTTGGATATTCCCTCCCATCTGGATCGCCGACTCAGATCGCTTGGGTTGGAAGTAGTCGCTTTCAATCCTCTCAGGGCTCACCTGAACAGCAAGCTCAATAGCCGTGACCATCGCAAGGTGTTGGTCATCGATGGCAATATCGGGTACACAGGCGGTATGAACATCGCTGACGAGTACGCCAACCGGAAGCTGAAGTTCGGGCATTGGAAAGACACGGCGGTAAAACTGCGCGGTGATGCTGTGTGGAGCCTTTCCCAGATGTTCCTTCAGCTGTGGGCCTTCTCGACCGGGAAGTTCGAAGATTTTGCCAAGCATAGGCCGACAATTACCACCAAGATGGATGGATTCGTCCAGCCGTTTGCCGATAATCCCTTGGATAACGAGAATGTTGCGGAGAATGCGTATATCCAGATTATCAACATGGCCAAACGGTATGTATGGATTACTACGCCCTATCTGGTTTTGGATAATGAAATGCTTACTGCCCTCAAGATTGCCTCGCAAAGTGGTGTGGATGTGAGAATCATCACACCCCATATGCCGGACAAGTGGTATGTGTTTGCGGTGACCAGGGAGAATTACCGTCTGCTTTTGGAAGCAGGGGTAAAGATTTATGAGTATACACCTGGCTTTTTGCATGCGAAAATGTTCGTCAGTGATGATAGGGTGGCAATTATTGGAACGATCAACATGGACTATCGTTCATTCTATTTGCATTTCGAAAACGGGGTTGCCTTTTATGGTTCTTCCGTGATTCGCAAAGTATATGAGGATATCCAGCATACTTTACAGATTAGTGAACGTATTGCACAGGATTTCCATAAAAAAAGGCCATGGTACAAGCGATTGCTAGGCCTGATTCTCAAGATTGCCGCACCGCTGATGTAG
- a CDS encoding ribokinase, whose translation MRFLNYGSVNIDLVFTVDHIVKGGETLQSTSLTRSAGGKGANQSAALAKAGSSVFHAGKVGFDGAFLLELLSGYGVDVSNIQSYEGATGQALIQLDSNKQNAIILYSGGNGAITTEEIDRTLEQFNSGDMLVLQNEIVHTEYLIRKAKQRGMKVCMNTAPFDSSLLSLPLDLVDILVANEIEGAGLAGMEMTADYKTILERLVTRYPNSEILLTIGKQGCWYAFKDLRIHHGIYETQVVDTTAAGDTFIGFYLASIARGYSIRQALQYASKAAGLAVSRPGAMASIPLAFEVFS comes from the coding sequence ATGAGGTTTCTAAACTATGGATCGGTTAACATCGATTTGGTCTTTACTGTCGATCATATCGTCAAGGGAGGGGAGACGCTGCAAAGTACCTCGCTTACCAGGAGTGCAGGTGGCAAGGGTGCCAATCAGAGTGCAGCGTTGGCCAAGGCCGGCTCTTCAGTATTTCACGCAGGTAAGGTCGGCTTCGATGGTGCGTTTTTACTTGAGCTGCTCTCTGGGTATGGTGTGGATGTCTCGAATATCCAATCCTATGAGGGAGCGACCGGTCAAGCCCTGATCCAATTGGATTCCAACAAACAGAATGCCATCATCCTGTATAGCGGCGGTAATGGGGCCATTACGACCGAGGAGATCGACCGTACCCTTGAACAATTCAACAGTGGCGATATGCTGGTATTGCAGAATGAGATTGTGCATACCGAGTATCTGATCAGAAAGGCAAAACAACGGGGTATGAAAGTCTGTATGAATACTGCTCCTTTCGATTCCTCCTTGCTCTCCCTTCCCTTGGATTTGGTGGACATCCTGGTTGCCAATGAGATTGAGGGTGCAGGTCTTGCCGGTATGGAAATGACTGCCGACTACAAAACCATTCTTGAAAGGTTGGTCACCCGGTACCCAAATTCCGAGATTCTTCTTACCATCGGTAAGCAGGGTTGTTGGTATGCTTTCAAGGATCTTAGGATCCATCACGGTATTTATGAGACACAGGTTGTCGATACAACCGCAGCCGGCGATACGTTCATAGGATTCTACCTTGCCTCGATCGCCCGCGGCTATTCAATCCGCCAAGCGTTGCAATATGCAAGCAAGGCTGCCGGCCTTGCTGTTTCACGGCCCGGTGCAATGGCTTCCATCCCCCTTGCTTTCGAGGTGTTTTCCTAA
- a CDS encoding AraC family transcriptional regulator, producing MELLDAVFVFQMHEQQELLWHQRVHSHEKGQFELHYFVSGSGTFSNAHNRYSISPGSLFVTTGETIHSIEANEEESLTYYATLLFCPEELELAKRLETMNPIKVGTNWRFFFEEVRDKGLSQTRELRISACHQVLGLLYNLAAGTKIEEVKGENIRLEKAIRYMQRHVFDKVDLQMIANHVQLDHSYFVRLFKKRMNTTPMQYYSNLQLEAARALLTSTNLSVKEIADRLQFCSEFHFSKRFKQSTGTSPSAYRKTHLQLLGS from the coding sequence ATGGAACTATTGGACGCAGTTTTTGTCTTTCAGATGCATGAACAACAGGAACTCTTATGGCACCAACGGGTACACAGCCATGAGAAGGGGCAATTTGAGCTCCATTACTTTGTAAGCGGCAGTGGCACGTTTTCCAATGCTCACAACCGCTATAGCATCTCCCCAGGCTCATTGTTCGTCACCACAGGAGAGACCATCCACAGCATTGAAGCGAATGAGGAGGAGAGCCTTACGTACTATGCCACCCTCCTCTTCTGTCCCGAGGAGCTTGAACTTGCCAAAAGATTGGAAACCATGAACCCGATAAAAGTTGGAACCAACTGGCGATTCTTCTTCGAGGAAGTCAGGGATAAAGGATTGAGCCAAACCAGGGAACTGCGCATCAGTGCATGCCATCAAGTACTGGGGCTTCTGTACAACCTTGCTGCTGGAACGAAAATTGAAGAGGTTAAGGGCGAAAACATCCGGCTCGAAAAAGCCATCCGCTACATGCAACGCCATGTCTTCGACAAGGTCGACCTGCAGATGATCGCAAACCATGTACAACTCGATCATTCCTATTTTGTACGCCTTTTCAAGAAGCGCATGAACACCACCCCGATGCAGTACTATTCCAACTTACAACTTGAGGCGGCAAGGGCATTGCTCACCAGTACCAATCTCTCGGTCAAGGAGATTGCAGACAGACTCCAGTTCTGTTCTGAATTCCACTTCTCCAAACGATTCAAGCAGTCTACGGGAACCAGCCCCTCGGCGTATAGGAAAACACACCTGCAACTTCTCGGCTCCTAA
- the xylB gene encoding xylulokinase has translation MQVVAGIDTGTQSTKVLCYDVDTKSVLLTVSASHQMFSSDDGTREQEAVWYLDAIRSCFDQIDPAIKSQISGIGVSAQQHGFVPVGKDGEVLAPVKLWCDTSTKAQCDELTERLGGEERVFALLGNQILPGYTLSKILHLKQHRKDAYDKLAHILLPHDYINYYLTGEYTAEAGDASGSAFFDVKHKKWSREVLEAVDENRDLYSLLPPLVEAGKSCGKVQASTAKELGIPLGIPVSCGAGDNMAGAIGTGCVGKGDLTMSMGTSGTLFGYSDSCITDPKGRLAAFCSSTGGYMPLLCTMNCTITTESVRSLFGYDVKQLDTLAGEAPIGCEGVTMLPFFNGERVPNLPHGKGVIAGLDMSNMKVQNIARSALESSIYAMKGGLDAFRELGFVPQRIILTGGGAKSAIWRQIACDVMQLPLAVPMVAESAAFGAALQALWTLKGTSIVDLAKEHVLFDESKSCTPDKEAGKQYEVAYARYQAYVEAMTPLFA, from the coding sequence ATGCAAGTTGTTGCAGGAATTGATACTGGAACGCAGAGTACCAAGGTGCTCTGTTATGACGTTGACACAAAGAGCGTTCTGTTGACCGTCAGTGCGTCTCACCAGATGTTCAGCTCGGATGACGGGACCCGTGAGCAAGAAGCCGTATGGTACTTGGATGCCATCAGGTCCTGTTTTGATCAAATAGACCCTGCCATTAAAAGTCAGATTAGCGGTATCGGTGTTTCAGCGCAGCAGCATGGTTTCGTTCCTGTTGGAAAGGATGGGGAAGTGCTTGCCCCGGTGAAACTCTGGTGTGACACCTCGACGAAGGCCCAATGCGATGAACTGACAGAGAGGCTTGGCGGGGAAGAACGGGTATTTGCCTTGCTGGGAAACCAGATTTTGCCAGGCTATACGCTTTCCAAGATTCTACACCTCAAGCAACATCGCAAGGATGCCTATGACAAGCTTGCACATATTCTGTTGCCGCACGATTATATCAACTACTATCTTACCGGCGAGTATACCGCCGAGGCGGGTGATGCCTCCGGTAGCGCCTTCTTCGATGTGAAGCATAAGAAGTGGAGCCGTGAAGTTCTTGAGGCTGTCGATGAGAATCGCGACTTGTACAGCCTGTTGCCTCCCTTGGTGGAAGCGGGCAAGAGTTGTGGCAAGGTGCAAGCCTCTACGGCTAAGGAACTGGGTATCCCACTCGGTATTCCCGTCTCCTGTGGAGCGGGTGACAACATGGCAGGAGCCATAGGGACCGGGTGTGTCGGCAAGGGTGATTTGACCATGAGCATGGGTACCAGCGGGACCTTGTTCGGATACAGCGACAGCTGCATTACCGATCCTAAGGGACGTCTTGCGGCCTTCTGCTCGTCAACCGGCGGGTATATGCCGCTGCTGTGCACGATGAATTGTACCATTACCACCGAGTCGGTCCGCTCTCTGTTCGGCTACGATGTCAAACAGCTTGACACGTTGGCCGGTGAAGCTCCGATCGGATGTGAGGGTGTTACGATGTTGCCATTCTTCAATGGGGAACGCGTTCCCAACCTGCCCCATGGCAAGGGTGTGATTGCAGGCCTGGATATGAGCAATATGAAGGTGCAGAACATAGCCCGTTCGGCTCTTGAGAGTTCCATCTATGCTATGAAAGGCGGCCTGGATGCGTTTAGGGAGCTTGGTTTTGTTCCCCAACGGATTATTCTCACCGGTGGCGGTGCAAAAAGCGCCATCTGGAGGCAGATCGCTTGTGATGTCATGCAATTGCCGCTAGCAGTTCCGATGGTTGCAGAAAGTGCCGCTTTTGGTGCTGCCTTGCAGGCATTATGGACACTAAAGGGTACCAGTATTGTGGATCTTGCCAAGGAGCACGTGCTTTTTGACGAGTCGAAATCATGTACACCGGATAAGGAAGCGGGCAAGCAGTATGAAGTAGCCTATGCCCGTTATCAAGCGTATGTAGAGGCCATGACGCCTCTGTTTGCATAG
- the xylA gene encoding xylose isomerase yields MQYFVGQEEYFKGIGKIQFEGKGSKNPLAFRYYDAKKVIAGKTMEEHLRFATAYWHSFCADGTDPFGNSTIDFPFRKADKYENAVAKADAAFEFFTKLGTPFYCFHDIDASPDHEVAAEYEKTYHKIADELLARQKASGIKLLWNTANVFSHPNYMNGAATNPDFKVVSRAAVQVKNSLDVNVKLGGSNYVFWGGREGYMSLLNTDMKREQEHLARFLTMARDYGRSIGFKGTFLIEPKPMEPTKHQYDYDAATTIGFLKNWGLEKDFKCNIEANHATLAGHTFSHDLQVCADNGMLGSVDANQGDSINGWDTDEFPSNVYETTQAMLVILRNGGLGNGGLNFDAKRRRNSTDLEDLFIAHIGGMDSFALGLEVAQKILDDGVIDSFVKERYSSFDKGDGKKFEEGKLSLAELAELGRNAKIEKKSGKQEYLNNLLNSYLFG; encoded by the coding sequence ATGCAGTATTTTGTTGGACAAGAAGAGTATTTCAAAGGAATCGGTAAAATTCAGTTCGAAGGAAAGGGGAGCAAGAACCCTTTGGCTTTCAGATATTATGATGCTAAGAAGGTAATTGCCGGCAAGACCATGGAAGAACATCTTCGTTTTGCCACCGCCTACTGGCATAGCTTCTGCGCTGATGGCACCGACCCGTTCGGCAACTCCACCATCGACTTTCCCTTCCGCAAGGCGGATAAATATGAGAATGCTGTAGCCAAGGCTGATGCTGCATTCGAATTCTTTACCAAGCTCGGTACTCCGTTCTATTGCTTCCATGACATCGATGCTTCTCCCGATCATGAAGTGGCAGCCGAGTACGAGAAGACCTATCATAAAATTGCCGATGAGCTGCTTGCCCGCCAGAAGGCCAGTGGCATCAAGCTTTTGTGGAATACCGCCAATGTGTTTTCACACCCCAACTACATGAATGGTGCGGCTACCAATCCTGATTTCAAGGTGGTTTCACGCGCTGCTGTACAGGTTAAGAACAGCCTTGACGTGAACGTCAAGCTCGGTGGTTCCAACTATGTTTTCTGGGGAGGCCGTGAGGGCTATATGAGCCTGCTCAATACGGATATGAAGCGCGAGCAGGAGCACCTTGCACGCTTCTTGACGATGGCCAGGGATTATGGACGCAGCATCGGTTTCAAGGGTACCTTCCTGATCGAACCCAAGCCGATGGAACCGACCAAGCACCAATATGACTACGATGCGGCAACCACCATCGGTTTCTTGAAGAACTGGGGCTTGGAGAAGGATTTCAAGTGCAATATTGAAGCTAACCATGCAACACTGGCCGGTCATACGTTCAGCCATGATTTGCAGGTCTGCGCCGACAATGGCATGCTCGGCAGCGTTGATGCCAACCAGGGCGACTCGATTAATGGTTGGGACACCGATGAGTTCCCCAGCAATGTGTATGAAACCACGCAGGCAATGTTGGTCATTCTCAGAAACGGTGGACTTGGCAACGGCGGTCTTAACTTCGATGCCAAGAGACGGCGCAACTCCACCGACCTTGAGGATTTGTTCATCGCCCACATCGGTGGCATGGATAGTTTTGCTCTTGGTCTTGAGGTAGCCCAGAAAATTTTGGACGACGGCGTAATCGATTCCTTTGTGAAGGAACGCTATAGCTCCTTCGATAAGGGAGACGGCAAGAAGTTTGAGGAAGGCAAGCTTAGTCTGGCAGAACTCGCAGAGCTTGGACGCAATGCCAAGATTGAGAAGAAGAGCGGTAAGCAGGAGTATCTGAACAACCTGTTGAATTCCTACCTCTTCGGCTAA
- a CDS encoding AEC family transporter, giving the protein MAQSLLQVALFLFLIALANFLKRIGLFSEKEGATLSKITLNITLPAAIVASFNTFKLDYSLLVLIFYGILANVVMMVLSYIAMRKESNSQKGYALLCGSTYNVGNFSFPFVQALFGAPALVAASLFDLGNALMTTGFTYSLASNTVSGTKPNTKDLVKKLFTSVPFVTYLVMISLSFANLTLPLFLQNWMQTIGKANPIIAMLMIGFMLDIRFQPGWIKKSVVLLCIRYGVATVFAYYFLKHTQFNQVIRVTLALAVFSPISNSSVAFTEKISDQGKLASFTSSLSVLISVLCYFVLAPLLS; this is encoded by the coding sequence ATGGCGCAGTCATTATTGCAAGTTGCACTCTTTCTCTTTCTGATCGCCCTGGCGAATTTTCTTAAACGCATTGGGCTCTTTTCAGAAAAAGAAGGGGCAACCCTCTCAAAAATTACCTTGAACATCACGTTGCCTGCAGCAATTGTAGCCAGCTTCAACACGTTCAAACTCGATTATTCGCTTTTAGTCCTCATATTCTATGGAATCCTTGCCAATGTAGTGATGATGGTGTTGTCCTACATCGCCATGAGGAAGGAGTCAAACAGCCAGAAAGGCTACGCTCTGCTCTGCGGTTCGACGTACAACGTAGGCAATTTCTCCTTCCCGTTCGTCCAAGCCCTTTTTGGCGCCCCCGCTTTGGTAGCCGCTTCCCTGTTCGACCTTGGCAATGCCCTTATGACTACCGGCTTTACCTACTCGCTTGCTTCCAACACCGTAAGTGGAACAAAACCCAATACCAAGGATTTGGTCAAGAAACTCTTTACCTCGGTACCGTTTGTCACCTACCTTGTCATGATCAGCCTCTCATTTGCAAACCTCACCCTGCCCCTCTTCCTGCAGAATTGGATGCAGACCATTGGAAAAGCAAACCCGATCATCGCTATGTTGATGATCGGGTTCATGTTGGATATTCGTTTTCAACCGGGCTGGATCAAAAAATCAGTAGTGCTGCTTTGTATCCGCTATGGCGTGGCAACCGTGTTTGCGTATTACTTCCTCAAACACACCCAGTTCAACCAGGTCATTCGCGTCACCTTGGCTCTGGCGGTGTTCTCCCCGATCTCAAACAGCTCGGTGGCATTCACCGAGAAAATTTCCGATCAGGGAAAACTTGCCTCCTTCACCTCATCGCTGTCGGTGTTGATCAGCGTTCTTTGTTATTTCGTCCTGGCACCGCTTCTCTCTTAG